CATCCATGCCGAGCCGGTCACCTTCGGGCTCAAGCTGGCCACCTGGTACGCTGAAATGGACCGCAATCGCACCCGTCTGAAGGCTGCCCGCGAGAACATCGCCACCGGCGCCATTTCCGGTGCGGTCGGCACCTTTGCCAACATCGATCCGTTTGTGGAAGAGTACGTCTGTGAGAAGATGGGACTTAAAGCCGAGCCGGTTTCAACCCAGGTGATTCCCCGTGACCGTCATGCCGAGTTTTTCTGCTGTCTTGCCATCATCGCCTCCTCCATGGAGCGGATCGCCATCGAGGTCCGCCACCTGCAGCGGACCGAGGTGCTGGAGGCGGAAGAACAGTTCACCAAGGGGCAGAAGGGCTCCTCGGCCATGCCCCACAAGCGTAACCCGATCCTTTCCGAAAACCTGACCGGTCAGGCCCGCTATATCCGGGCCCAATGCATCCCGGCCCTGGAGAACGTGGCGCTCTGGCATGAACGGGACATCTCCCACTCCTCGGTGGAGCGCTACATTGCCCCTGATGCTACGGTGGCCCTGGACTTCTCCCTGCGTCGTCTGAACGGCCTGATCCGCAACCTGGTGGTCTATCCGGACAACATGTTGAAAAACCTCAACCAGATGAAGGGGCTGGTCTTTTCCCAGAAAATCCTGCTGGACCTGACCCAGGCCGGCGTCTCCCGTGAGGATGCCTACCGGCTGGTGCAGAAGAACGCCATGAAGGTGTGGGAAGAGGGGAAGGATTTCCAGACCGAGCTTTTGGCAGACCCTGAAGTAGTGGGTGCACTCGGTGAGGCCAAAATCCGGGAATCATTTGATCTGTCCTACCACCTCAAGCATGTCGATACCATCTTTAGGCGGGTTTTCGGTGAAAACTGATCTGCTGCCGATCGTTACGTCGCTGCTGATTCCCGGTACCGCCGACGGTACCGCCGTGGTCTGGGCCAAGCGTCTGCTGACGGCCACCATCGTCTTTGCGCTGTTCTGGCTGTTTGCCCAACTGGTGCGACACCTTCTGGAACGATTCGGCACCAAGTTTAGTGCTTTCACCAAAACCGACCTGGATGATCGTCTGCTGAAGCGGATCACCCCCTCCATCACTCTGTTGCTTTCAACGCTGGGCTGTTATATTGCACTCTCCACCCTGCCGTTGCAGGAGCGGTTTTTCAAGGTGCTTTCCGGCGTTCTGTTCGTTGCTCTCGTGGTGATCTGTGCCGTCATCATCTACCGGGTGGTTGACGAGCTGCTCAGCAGGTACCTTGATCGTCTGCAGCACCAGGAAGAGGTCATTTCCCGCAGCATGATGCCGCTGGTCAGAAAACTGGCCACTATCGTGCTGTGCGGCGCATCGCTGATCATCATCCTGAAAAAGTTCAATTATGATATTCTCTCGCTGCTGACCGCCCTGGGGATCGGCTCCCTGGCCATCGGCCTGGCGGCCAAGGATACCCTGGCCCAGATGATCTCCGGTTTCATCCTGCTGATCGACCGTCCGTTCCGGATCGGCGACCGGATCAGGCTGGCCGGCGGCCAGGTGGGGGATGTGGTGGATATCGGCATGCGCTCCACCAAGATTCAGGGACTGGATACCACGGTGATGATCATTCCCAACTCCGATCTCTGTAACGCCACGGTGGTCAACATGGTGCGACCGACCGCGGTCATTCAGGGGCGGATCACCCTCGGAATCGGTTACGATAGTGACGTGGAACGGGCCAAGGAACTGCTGCTGGAAATTGCCCGGAACAACGCCGGAGTGCTGGAAGAACCGGCTCCCGTGGCGCAATTCACTTCGTTCGGCGACAGCGCCCTCAACCTGCTGCTGTTGTTCTGGGTTGCCGATCCGACCCGTCTCGGCGCCGTGACCGATCAGCTGAACTGCGCGATTCTGCGAAAATTCCGTGATAGCGGTGTGGCAATCCCGTATCCGACCCGCACGGTGCATCTGCAGCAGCTCGATCTCTCATCCTGAAGGAGGAGCATGCCATGAAAGTCTGGAAGCGGTACCTCTGCATCGGTGCACTGTTGCTGTTGCCGGTCCCGGTCTGCGCAGCGGACCCCTCGCCGGGGGTACGGCCCGAAACCACCGCGCTCTATCAGAAGGCACGTGACCAGGTTGCCGGTTTGGCCGGTACGCCGACCGCCATGCGAGCCGCCGACGTGGTGGCGCAGGCTGCGGCCCGGGTGGAGGCCGCCCAGAGCGGTTTGAAGGAGGGCAATGACCGTACAACCCGTGAAGCCTCGGAATTGGCACTGGTGCTGGTGAAGCTGGCCCTGGCCACCGCTGACGAGCGAGGAGCGGCCGAAAAGGTTGCTGCCGCCCGCAGGGAGCTGGACGCACTTGAGCAGAAGCTGGCAACCATTCTTGCCGGGAAAGGAGAGCGGCCATGAAACATTCCTGCGCATCAAGGGTGGTTGTTCTCCTGCTTCTGCTGCTGACGGTATCCGTCACGCCGCTTCGGGCGGCGGATGAGCTGCCTTCCTGGCTGCAACAGGCACAAAACGCCGTCTCCCTGGTCGTATCGAAGGCTGATACCGTGCCGGAGCTGGCCGACGATATCCTGATCGCCCGCAATACCCTGCGCGCCACCGAGGCCGAGTATCAGAAAAGTCTGGGCTGGACCGGCAAGCTGGATCCCAAGGCTGAACCGGCGGTTCGCCATCTTGCCGAGATGGCCCGACTGCAGGCATCGGTGATTCTGGCCCGCGCCGCGCAGCGCGACCACGAAAAGGCATTGAAACAGTTTGAACAGCAGTCCGGAACGGTCCGTTCCAAGATCAAGGTGTTCGATGATCTGCTGGCGCAGGTTCGGAACCTGAGGAAGCAAACGGCCGAGCAGTTCGGTCAGATCGACGGTTTGAAGGCTCAGGTTGCCTCCCTGACCGCCGAGCTGGCTGCCAAGGGATCGGCCATCAGCAGCTCCGACCAGAAGACCGGCGACCTGCTCAAGGCGCTGGACGAGCAGAAAAAGGCGACCGCCGCCTCGCAACACCAGGTGATGACCCTGACGCGGGACCTGGAGGGGCTGAAGAAGGAAACAACCGGCCTGAAAAGCGCTGAACAGCGTCTTGCGGACGATAATCGTCGGGCGGCGTTCGAACTGGGATTGTACCGCCTGGGGGGCAGTGTGAAAACGGGCGAGGAGGTGCAGAGCGTGACGTTTGCCCGTGCACGCCTGTTGAAAGCCTCCGGCAAGAGTACCACACTGACCGTGGAGGGAACTGAAGCGGTGGTCGGCGTGGTGGCGCTGCTGAAAACCTATCCCGAATACCGTCTGAAGCTGCGGGTACATGGTTTCGGTCAACCGGTCCGCAGCGAGGATGCCGCCGCTACCGACCAAATGGCCCGCTTTCTGCGCGAAGCGCTGCTGAGCAAGGGGGGATTCGAGCCGTCAGTCGTCGAAGCACTCGGTGTTGGTGCAGCAGAGCCGCTCTATCCGAAAAAGAACGTGGAAGGCAACCGTCGTATCGAAATCATCTTCGTGAAGAAGTAAAGGATTATCATGGCCAGCAGAGTAGAAGTAGCCCTGAAGGACGGCGTGCGCGATGCCCGTGGTGAGCGGGTGCGCAACGAGATCGCCCATTTTCTGCACCTGCCGGTGGACGGCGTGCGCACCATCGACATCTACACCGTGGATGCCGCCCTGAGCCGGGCCGAGCTTGAAGCGGCAGCCTCCGGCCCGTTCTGCGATCCGGTGATCCAGAGCTGGAGCATCGACCTGCCGCTGGCCTCCGGCTTTGAGTGGGCCGTGGAAGTCGGGCTCCGGCCCGGAGTCACCGACAACGTGGGCCGCACGGCCCGGGAAGCGGTGGAGTACCTGACCGGCCGCCCCTTTGCTGCCGGCGAAGCGGTCTACGCCGGGGTGCAGTACCTGCTCAGCGGCTCGTTGAGCAGGGAGCAGGTTGAAACCATCGCCACCGGTCTGCTCTGCAACACCCTGATCCAGCGCTACAGTATCATGTCCGCCGCCGACTTCATGGCCAAGCGGGGTTTTCCGGTCACGGTTCCCCGGGTCACCGGCGAGACCAAAGGCCAGGTGCGGGAGATCGACCTGGAGGTTTCCGATGACGAACTGCTGCGGATCAGCAAGGACGGCGTGCTGGCCCTGACCCTGGAGGAGATGAAGATCATCCAAGCCCACTACCGCGACCCCAAAGTGCTGGCGGAACGGGCCGGACAGGGGCTGGGGAGCAAGCCGACCGACGTTGAGCTGGAATGCCTGGCCCAGACCTGGTCGGAACACTGCAAGCACAAGATTTTTGCCGGCACCGTGCAGTACGAGGACGAACAGGGGAACAAGCAGGAGATCAAATCCCTGTTCAAGTCCTATATCCAGCGGGTCACCAAAGAGGTGCGGCAGAACATGGGGGACAAGGACTTCTGTCTCTCGGTCTTCAAGGACAACGCTGGCGTCATCACCTTTGACGACAACAACTCCCTGGTGTTCAAGGTGGAAACCCACAATTCCCCCTCGGCACTGGACCCGTACGGCGGGGCGCTCACCGGCATCGTGGGGGTGAACCGCGATCCCTTCGGCACCGGCCAGGGGGCCAAGCTGATCTTCAACACCGATGTCTTCTGCTTTGCCGATCCGTTCTACGACAAGCCGCTGCCGTCGCGTCTGCTGCATCCCCGCCGCATCTTCGAAGGGGTGGTGGAAGGGGTGGAGCACGGTGGCAACAAGTCCGGCATCCCCACGGTGAACGGTTCCATTGTCTTTGATGAACGTTTTGCCGGCAAGCCCCTGGTGTTCTGCGGTACCGCCGGGATCATGCCGAAAGAGGTGAACGGCATTGCCGGCCATGAAAAGAGCATCAAGCCGGGTGACCTGATCGTGATGACCGGCGGCCGCATCGGCAAGGACGGCATCCACGGCGCCACGTTCTCTTCAGAAGAGTTGAACGAAAACTCGCCGGTCACGGCGGTGCAGATCGGCGACCCGATCACCCAGAAGCGGATGTTCGACTTCCTGATCCGGGCCCGGGACAAGGGGCTCTACCGCTTCATCACCGACAACGGCGCCGGCGGCCTTTCCTCCTCGGTGGGAGAGATGGCCGGCGAGTGCGGCGGCTGCCGCATGGACCTGGCCAAGGCGCCGCTCAAGTATCCCGGTCTCAACCCTTGGGAGATTCTGATCTCCGAAGCCCAGGAGCGGATGTCACTGGCCGTGCCGCCGGAGAAGCTCGACGAATTCATGGCCATGGCCAAACGTTTCGGCTGCGAGGCCACGGTGCTGGGTGAGTTCACCGACAGCGGCATCTTCCATATCCTCTACAACGACACAACCGTTGCCTGGCTGCCGATGGCATTCATGCATGAAGGGCTGCCGCCGATGCAGATTCCGGCCAAGTGGCAGCCGCCGGTCAACCCGGAAGCACCGGCCCGGTACCGGGAGGATTGGACCGCAGACCTGCTGGAACTGCTGGGACGGCTGAACATCTGCTCCAAGGAGTCAGTGGTGCGGCGCTACGACCACGAGGTGCAGGGGGGATCGGTGGTCAAGCCGTTCACCGGCGTTGCCAACGACGGCCCGTCCGATGCCGCCGTGGTGCGGCCGGTACTGGATTCCTTCAAAGGGGTGGTGGTCTCCCACGGCATCTGTCCGCGCTACTCCGACATTGACGCCTACCACATGGCGGCCAACGCCATCGATGAAGCGCTGCGCAACTATGTGGCCGTCGGTGGTAATCCGGACCACTGGGCCGGTCTGGACAACTTCTGCTGGTGCGATCCGGTGCTGTCGGAAAAGACCCCGGACGGCCCCTACAAGATGGCCCAGCTGGTGCGGGCCAACCAGGCCCTGCTGGACTACTGCGTGCCGCTCAACCTGCCGCTCATCTCCGGCAAGGACTCCATGAAGAACGACTTCTATGACGGCTCGGTGAAGATCTCCATCCCGCCGACCCTGTTGTTCTCGGTGATCGGCACCATCCCGGACGTGCGTAATGCCGTGACCATGGATTTCAAGCGTCCCGGCGATATCATCTGCCTGCTGGGTGAGACCAAAGACGAACTGGGCGGCTCCGAATACCTGGCCATGCAGGGGTATACCGGCACCACCGTGCCGCAGGTGGAGGTCACGTCGGCCCTGGCCCGCTACAAGGCGCTCCACCGGGCCATCACCGGTGGGCTGGTGGCATCCTGTCACGATCTGTCCGACGGCGGTCTGGCCGTGGCTCTGGCGGAGAGCGCCTTTGCCGGCGGTTTCGGCTGCCGGATCGAGCTGGACAATGTCCGCTTCGGCGGCGATCAGCGCACCCGGACCGACGAGGTGCTGT
The window above is part of the Trichlorobacter ammonificans genome. Proteins encoded here:
- the purB gene encoding adenylosuccinate lyase produces the protein MIPRYTRPDMAKIWEPENRFRIWLEIETLACEAQAQLGVIPKEVIPVIREKGNFNIERIDAIEAEVKHDVIAFLTSVAEFVGPEARFIHQGMTSSDVLDTCLSVQMVQAADELLADLEMILESIKLRAYEHKDTVCMGRSHGIHAEPVTFGLKLATWYAEMDRNRTRLKAARENIATGAISGAVGTFANIDPFVEEYVCEKMGLKAEPVSTQVIPRDRHAEFFCCLAIIASSMERIAIEVRHLQRTEVLEAEEQFTKGQKGSSAMPHKRNPILSENLTGQARYIRAQCIPALENVALWHERDISHSSVERYIAPDATVALDFSLRRLNGLIRNLVVYPDNMLKNLNQMKGLVFSQKILLDLTQAGVSREDAYRLVQKNAMKVWEEGKDFQTELLADPEVVGALGEAKIRESFDLSYHLKHVDTIFRRVFGEN
- a CDS encoding mechanosensitive ion channel family protein; this translates as MKTDLLPIVTSLLIPGTADGTAVVWAKRLLTATIVFALFWLFAQLVRHLLERFGTKFSAFTKTDLDDRLLKRITPSITLLLSTLGCYIALSTLPLQERFFKVLSGVLFVALVVICAVIIYRVVDELLSRYLDRLQHQEEVISRSMMPLVRKLATIVLCGASLIIILKKFNYDILSLLTALGIGSLAIGLAAKDTLAQMISGFILLIDRPFRIGDRIRLAGGQVGDVVDIGMRSTKIQGLDTTVMIIPNSDLCNATVVNMVRPTAVIQGRITLGIGYDSDVERAKELLLEIARNNAGVLEEPAPVAQFTSFGDSALNLLLLFWVADPTRLGAVTDQLNCAILRKFRDSGVAIPYPTRTVHLQQLDLSS
- the purL gene encoding phosphoribosylformylglycinamidine synthase subunit PurL; its protein translation is MASRVEVALKDGVRDARGERVRNEIAHFLHLPVDGVRTIDIYTVDAALSRAELEAAASGPFCDPVIQSWSIDLPLASGFEWAVEVGLRPGVTDNVGRTAREAVEYLTGRPFAAGEAVYAGVQYLLSGSLSREQVETIATGLLCNTLIQRYSIMSAADFMAKRGFPVTVPRVTGETKGQVREIDLEVSDDELLRISKDGVLALTLEEMKIIQAHYRDPKVLAERAGQGLGSKPTDVELECLAQTWSEHCKHKIFAGTVQYEDEQGNKQEIKSLFKSYIQRVTKEVRQNMGDKDFCLSVFKDNAGVITFDDNNSLVFKVETHNSPSALDPYGGALTGIVGVNRDPFGTGQGAKLIFNTDVFCFADPFYDKPLPSRLLHPRRIFEGVVEGVEHGGNKSGIPTVNGSIVFDERFAGKPLVFCGTAGIMPKEVNGIAGHEKSIKPGDLIVMTGGRIGKDGIHGATFSSEELNENSPVTAVQIGDPITQKRMFDFLIRARDKGLYRFITDNGAGGLSSSVGEMAGECGGCRMDLAKAPLKYPGLNPWEILISEAQERMSLAVPPEKLDEFMAMAKRFGCEATVLGEFTDSGIFHILYNDTTVAWLPMAFMHEGLPPMQIPAKWQPPVNPEAPARYREDWTADLLELLGRLNICSKESVVRRYDHEVQGGSVVKPFTGVANDGPSDAAVVRPVLDSFKGVVVSHGICPRYSDIDAYHMAANAIDEALRNYVAVGGNPDHWAGLDNFCWCDPVLSEKTPDGPYKMAQLVRANQALLDYCVPLNLPLISGKDSMKNDFYDGSVKISIPPTLLFSVIGTIPDVRNAVTMDFKRPGDIICLLGETKDELGGSEYLAMQGYTGTTVPQVEVTSALARYKALHRAITGGLVASCHDLSDGGLAVALAESAFAGGFGCRIELDNVRFGGDQRTRTDEVLLFSESASRLLVTVHPAQWSAFEEAMAGTVFSQIGRVTDDGRVTIAGLEGKTVLQSDLGALKEAWQRTLREL